The sequence GATATGGGGTTTGCAAACTTTGAACCTAGAGTTGAAAAATTTGTGTTTAGAAGAGAATGGCTAAAAGCCACAGAAAATATCAAAGTAAAAGATATTAAGGTTTATGAAAATGACACGGATGTTCGTGTCTTAGTTAAATATAAGGTTTCATATTGCAAGGGAGATATGATTACGGAATATTTTATTGATGGAAAAGGCAATATTAAAGTATCTGCAAATATATTACCTAAAAAAGATATGTACCGTATAGGATATTCTATGAAGTTACCTAATAAATATGACAAGTTTACATGGTTTGGAAAGGGGCCTCATGAGAACTATTGTGATCGTAACACTGGAGCTAAAATAAAGGTTCACACTGCTAAAATTGATGAGCTTATTCATAATTATATGAGACCACAAGAAAATGGAAATCATACTGAGGTTAGATTTGTAAATATTATGAATGCACAGGGAAGAGGTATTCATATAGAATCTTCAGATGAAAATCTATTGAATTTCAGTGCATGGCCATATTCACAAAGTGATCTTGAAAAAGCTAATCATATTCATGAATTGCCAAGACGTGATTTTATCACACTAAATATTGACCATATGCAATGTGGTGTTGGAGGAGATTTACCTGGAATGGCAGGGTTACATCAACCATACATTATTCATAAAAATAAGCAATATAAATATGAATTTACAATATCAAATATAGAATCTTAAGTTTAGATTAAGCTACTTTGGAGGACTAAAAATGGATTTAAAAGAAAAACGGAACAATGAGAGAATGGAACAAGTTGAAAGAAGAAAAGATGAAATTATTTCAGCAGCTCTAAGTCTTTTTGTAGAAAAAGGAATAGATTCAACTTCTATAAATGATATAGCGGCAAAAGCTGAAGTTGGTCCTGCAACTGTGTACAGACATTTTGAAAACAAACCACAAATAGTTATTGTTGCTGCAATAAAGTTTTGGCAAAGTGAGATAAGCAGTCTTATGCCACGTATTTTACCAGAGAGCAGTAATACTTGCAAAGGGATAGATAAAATACGAAATATATTGAATTCTTATGTTATCCTTTATCAAGAATATCCTGAATTCATTCGATTTTTAGATGAGTTTGATAACTATGTTGTTAAAGAGAAAATTGATGCAGAAGCTTTGCGGATTTATGAGCAGAACATTTTGGATTTAAGAGGAATACTAGTAAAAGCTCTCCAAGAAGGAAAGCAAGATGGAACTATTAAGCAGGAAGTTGAAGAATATATTTTCTATGCAACTGTAACTCATGCAGTACTTAGTTTGAGTGAGAAGTTGGTCTTAAGAGGTAACATACTTAAAAGTGACAATGAAATAGAAGCTATTGCACAATTAAATTTAATCATAGAGATGGCTGTTAAGTATATTTCAACATAGGTAAATGGAGGTATAAATAATGAGGATTACTTTAGGAAAATTAGCGTATAAGAAAATAAATAGTACGGGAAAAAAGGTATTAACCTACGATGGCAATATAAATAATGAGGACTTGTCATTAGAATTTTCTACAAAGCAAGAAAATGGGGGACAACATATTACAATTACTCTTTTGCCTAAGACAGAACTTATATTAAAGGAATGTACTTTGCGAACAGATGCAAAATTTACTGAGGAAACTCCTATATATTTGAATGGATATCAAACTTGGACTGATAGTCGTGAATTTAAAATAAATGAAACTATTCCAAGGCTTAATCCAATAGTAAGACCGATAATGGCTATGTATGGAGATTATAGATTCTATAAGCATAATAAAAATGCATTGCATAGCTGGACTTACACCTATATAAGAGAAAAAAATCTTATTAGTTTTGTAGGATCACTAATTGAGAAAACAGGATATACGTTATTTCAGTATGATAAGAAAGAAAAGAATCTTGTTATTGTAAAAGATAGTGTGGATTTAGTTGTAAATAAGCCTAGAATTTTATTTGATATTTTCATTGCACAAGGTGAAGAACATGATATCTTTGATAAATATTTTAGTACTGGAAATTACAGTGCTCCTAGAGTAGAACCTTGCACAGGGTGGACAAGCTGGTACAACTATTATACGAAGGTTACAGAAAAAGATATTTTGGAGAACTTAGAAGCTTTTAGTTCAAGAAAGCTACCTATAGATATATTTCAAATTGATGATGGATATCAGCATGCAGTTGGTGATTGGCTAAATATTAATGAAAAGTTTCCAAATGGAATGAAAGCATTAGCTGATAAAATCAGAGCAAATGGTTATAAAGCAGGCTTGTGGCTTGCACCAATAGTGTGCGAAAAAAATTCGGATATTTATAAAAAGCATCCTGAATGGGTAGTTGCTAAAGCAGGATATAATCCGGGATGGAGTGGGAATTTCTATACTCTTGATTTTTATAATGAAGAGGTTCGTCAATATCTTCGTGAAGTGTTTGATACAGTGTTAAATAAGTGGAATTATGACTTGGTGAAACTAGATTTTCTATATGCTGTGGCTCTTATAAAGCGAGATGATAAGACTCGTGGTGAAATTATGTATGAATTTATGGAGTTCCTAAGAGAAATAGTAGGGGATAAACTTATTCTAGGCTGTGGAGTTCCGTTAGGACCAGCCTTTGGTTTAGTGGATTATTGTCGTGTGAGTAGTGATGTAGATTTAACTTGGGAAAATAAATTTGGAAGCACAATGAATTATCGAGAGCGTGTATCTACCATTAATGCTCTTACAAGTACTATTGGTAGGCAGCATCTAGATAAAAGAGTGTTTTTGAATGATCCTGATGTTTTTATATTAAGAAGTGAAAATAACAGCCTTACTGAAGATCAAAAATATACGTTATTTTTACTTAATATTTTACTTGGAAGTCTTACATTTACTTCAGATAATATTAATTCCTATAGCAAAAAGCAGATGGAGATTTTCAAAATCATGCTTAAGTGGAAGAATAAAAAAATCAATAGTGTTTCTCAAGGAGAGGTAGTTAGAGTTGATTTTGAAGTGGAAGATGTTAAGTATGTTTCATTTAGTAATCTTACAAGCAATAGAGGGACAATAGTTCTAGATAGTTCTGGAAGTATTGTTGAAAATGGTCAAGTTGTTGGGAAAGGTGGCGCTTTAACTTTATTACCTTATCAATCTTTATGCTTAAAAAAGTC comes from Clostridium sp. TW13 and encodes:
- a CDS encoding TetR/AcrR family transcriptional regulator, yielding MDLKEKRNNERMEQVERRKDEIISAALSLFVEKGIDSTSINDIAAKAEVGPATVYRHFENKPQIVIVAAIKFWQSEISSLMPRILPESSNTCKGIDKIRNILNSYVILYQEYPEFIRFLDEFDNYVVKEKIDAEALRIYEQNILDLRGILVKALQEGKQDGTIKQEVEEYIFYATVTHAVLSLSEKLVLRGNILKSDNEIEAIAQLNLIIEMAVKYIST
- a CDS encoding glycoside hydrolase family 36 protein — translated: MRITLGKLAYKKINSTGKKVLTYDGNINNEDLSLEFSTKQENGGQHITITLLPKTELILKECTLRTDAKFTEETPIYLNGYQTWTDSREFKINETIPRLNPIVRPIMAMYGDYRFYKHNKNALHSWTYTYIREKNLISFVGSLIEKTGYTLFQYDKKEKNLVIVKDSVDLVVNKPRILFDIFIAQGEEHDIFDKYFSTGNYSAPRVEPCTGWTSWYNYYTKVTEKDILENLEAFSSRKLPIDIFQIDDGYQHAVGDWLNINEKFPNGMKALADKIRANGYKAGLWLAPIVCEKNSDIYKKHPEWVVAKAGYNPGWSGNFYTLDFYNEEVRQYLREVFDTVLNKWNYDLVKLDFLYAVALIKRDDKTRGEIMYEFMEFLREIVGDKLILGCGVPLGPAFGLVDYCRVSSDVDLTWENKFGSTMNYRERVSTINALTSTIGRQHLDKRVFLNDPDVFILRSENNSLTEDQKYTLFLLNILLGSLTFTSDNINSYSKKQMEIFKIMLKWKNKKINSVSQGEVVRVDFEVEDVKYVSFSNLTSNRGTIVLDSSGSIVENGQVVGKGGALTLLPYQSLCLKKS